GTTTAAAAAgtgccaaaaagagaaaaataggcagGGAAGGGGGGTTggaggtgtgtatgtgtgatggGGAAGGGGAGTTAAGTTTGAATAGGACAGCCAGGAAATTCTCATTAGCTTTCTCTCCACTGCAAATTCATTGCGGGACCTTAGGCAAATCATtctacctctctgggccttgtttCTTTGCCTACAGAAGGATGGCAAGAATGTCTTATGGTATAGGATTGCTATAAGGACTGAAAGAAATCTAGAAACTTAGCAAAGGGCCTGGCATATAATCAATGTtccaaataaatgttagctggttGGTCTTGGCAGCaggctagctgtgtgacctcaggccggtcacttcccctctctgggcctgtttcccccTCTGAGGTATGAGGAAGCTGGGCCAGATAGTTCAGCCCTTGCACCATGAATTCTGGGAGTCTTGATCCCTTGCAGTATCCTCCTCTGCACTTGTCCTCACCTGTCATGCTGGTCTGTCGCCGTTTTCGTCCCTGGGAGGTGCCCGGCCCTCCCGGGGACCCCTCAGGCCGCTCAGGGGAGCGAGGCACGAGGGTGCAGGACAGCGACAGGTCCACGTGGTCCTCCTGAGATGTCCCCTGCAGCAGGGCAGGTGAGGTGCTCGGCCACTTGCCCCCTCCCAGGTCGTCCCGGGTCCCCCGGGGCCCTGCAGGCAGGTAGAGCTTGGGCAGGCCAAGGCCCCTCATGCGCTCCCAGGCGAAGTCACCCTCCAGTGGTGTCTCGGTGACAAAGTCGAAGTTCCATCGCTCTCGGGCCTCCTGCACGCAGCTGGCCATCAGGGCGTCGCAGTCCCGGCGCAGCTGCTCGCTGTCCACCGGGCCAAAGAGGCGGCGGCACGCCTTGCTGCTGCGCGGGATCTGACGGGCATCCCTGCATGGCTCTGACATGGTGCCTGCAGCTGGAACACAAGTAAGACCCTGGTCACCGGAGAAATCGGACCCTCCCTTACCCGGCCGTGCTTCACTCTGTAACCTCAGGCGAGGTCTTCTTACTAGAACGTGAGGTGAGAGGATCACTCTGGTCCCTTCCAGCTGATtttcccccacttccctcccacAGGCTCTCCCAACCCCCCAGCAACACACacagggctggggcagagctCAGCCAGCCTGGCAGCCCAAGGTCACTGGGGAAGTGGGCAGCTGAAGGGCAAGTTTATGTATGTCAACAAAGGCAGGTTTATTGCAATAGCAGGGATCAGGGTCCTGTTTACCACCAGGTATTATCAGGTAAAATCAATTTGTTTTCCCCCCTGAGGTGTCCCTCATGGGTGTGAATGCCCCAAGcatgtgtgaatggccagagtcCAGCAGTTTCCTAACCCCAGACCTGGCCAGGAGGTCAATTCCCAAGTAAATGGACAGCTCCTCGAGCCTCCTGAAACCCTCCATCTAGATGCTCATGTGGAGTAATCCTGCTCAGCTACTTAAAACTACCCTGGACTTTGGGGTAAAAAACACCTGGGTTCtagtcctagctctgccacttactatctcaacttttaaaaagtcacttaatGTCTctaggcctcaatttcctcatctgtaaaatgggactgcaTGCAAGTCTAAAGAGCAGGGCTGTAGAAGCATGCTCAAGCAGTTGATCAGTGGGTCCCTCCAGGCAAGGCAGATGGAACAGAGTTGGGAGGCTGTATCTTGGTGGTTAAAAGTGAGGGCTCTGGAACCAGGCCACCTGGGTTGGAATCCAGGCTCTGCTGGGTGAACCTGGACAAGtggcttaacttctctgggctctattttcctcatctataaaatggagacagcAATAGTGAATGTCTCAGAGGACAtatgtgaggattaactgagttaATGTAGATAACGTGCTTAGAGCAGTACCTAGTATATAGAAGCGcttggaaaatattattattatttctctctgCCTTTAGTTCTGCCTGAGCTCCTCCCCATCACTCCACTTGGGCCACTGCCTCCTTCAGACAGCAGCTGACAGGTGTTGTGCGCTGAGGGCCTTTCCCAAGGATGTCATCATGCAGGCAGCCTGGGGGTGAGGAGGAGctaggcagggcagggcagggagatgACTTCTCCCAGGCTGAGCCACATCCTGCCAGGCACATCAGGTGACCTGAAGTCTAGACAACCTGGAAG
Above is a genomic segment from Eubalaena glacialis isolate mEubGla1 chromosome 7, mEubGla1.1.hap2.+ XY, whole genome shotgun sequence containing:
- the CDKN1A gene encoding cyclin-dependent kinase inhibitor 1 → MSEPCRDARQIPRSSKACRRLFGPVDSEQLRRDCDALMASCVQEARERWNFDFVTETPLEGDFAWERMRGLGLPKLYLPAGPRGTRDDLGGGKWPSTSPALLQGTSQEDHVDLSLSCTLVPRSPERPEGSPGGPGTSQGRKRRQTSMTDFYHSKRRLISSKRKP